One genomic region from Quercus robur chromosome 4, dhQueRobu3.1, whole genome shotgun sequence encodes:
- the LOC126720905 gene encoding SNF1-related protein kinase regulatory subunit beta-2-like, giving the protein MVMGNNAGLRNDGTGCSGAKNLEDNHDHLMASTQGYGMVPMPIVHCPPHNHIAYQPPFIFNPEVLVTPMPTLRQFIQSQVHALPQSTMDSKEELIGKLIFVKITWNYGGNSVGLVGSWSNWQTMELLEHAVKNATVTMALPVGIHYYCFIVDGVLTYASNLDWICDNYGDHYNILYLLEDVLQAPANGFANLSDFESPPSPPSSYDNKFFTDKDFYYRTKEGNICEIQPPELPPQLEEAILDMPSCSFDVYHSLPRPQFSQVNHLYGHKENEDQYVTVSSTERFADKYITTILYKPAFKTKPP; this is encoded by the exons ATGG taatgggaAATAATGCTGGTTTGAGAAACGATGGAACAGGCTGTTCTGGAGCTAAGAATTTGGAAGACAACCATGACCATTTAATGGCCTCAACACAAGGTTATGGGATGGTACCTATGCCCATTGTTCATTGTCCCCCCCATAACCACATAGCCTACCAGCCACCTTTCATTTTTAATCCAGAG GTGCTTGTGACTCCCATGCCAACGCTTCGTCAGTTTATACAGTCCCAAGTGCATGCATTGCCACAAAGCACAATGGATAGTAAAGAAGAACTCATTGGAAAATTGATTTTTGTCAAGATCACATGGAACTATGGTGGCAATTCAGTAGGTCTTGTGGGGTCATGGAGCAACTGGCAGACTAT GGAGTTGTTGGAACATGCAGTAAAAAATGCAACGGTAACCATGGCGCTCCCAGTTGGAATCCATTACTACTGTTTTATTGTTGATGGAGTGTTGACATACGCTTCAAACTTGGATTGGATCTGTGATAATTATGGAGATCACTATAATATCTTATATTTACTG GAGGATGTCCTTCAAGCGCCTGCAAATGGTTTTGCAAATCTGTCTGATTTTGAATCTCCTCCTTCCCCACCTTCAAGTTATGACAACAAATTTTTTACTGACAAAGATTTTTATTATAGAACCAAAGAAGGTAACATTTGCGAGATTCAACCACCAGAACTACCCCCACAGCTAGAAGAAGCTATATTGGATATGCCATCATGCTCCTTTGATGTTTACCATTCTCTACCAAGGCCTCAATTTTCACAAGTAAATCATCTATACGGTCACAAAGAAAACGAAGATCAGTATGTGACAGTCAGCTCTACAGAGAGGTTTGCTGATAAGTATATTACCACAATATTATACAAGCCCGCCTTTAAAACCAAACCACCATGA
- the LOC126720904 gene encoding uncharacterized protein LOC126720904 → MAAQMTLSSSLSTQFLLPPKPSLSSPFSCTYILPKTRVHQFKICADLGGGEGEIKKEGKKKFITREEEPQEYWQTAGEREGENPMMTPLPYIIIFGMATPFVILAIAFANGWVKVPVR, encoded by the exons atggcAGCCCAAATgacactctcttcctctctcagcACCCAGTTTCTACTCCCACCTAAGCCATCATTATCATCCCCTTTCTCTTGCACTTATATTTTACCAAAGACAAGGGTCCATCAGTTCAAAATATGTGCAGACTTGG gTGGTGGGGAAGGAGAAAtcaaaaaggaaggaaagaagaaattcaTAACTAGAGAAGAAGAACCACAAGA GTATTGGCAAACAGCAGGAGAAAGGGAAGGGGAGAATCCCATGATGACTCCTCTTCCTTACATTATCATATTTGGAATGGCTACACCTTTTGTAATCTTAGCCATTGCTTTTGCAAATGGATGGGTTAAGGTCCCTGTTCGATGA